The region AACTCTCCGGAGGCTGGAAACAACGGCTGGCCCTGGCCGCCTGCCTCCTCCACCGGCCCCGCCTCCTCCTGCTCGACGAGCCCACCGCCGGGGTCGATCCCAAGGCCCGGCGGGAATTCTGGTTGGAAATCCACCGCCTGGCCCACGAAGGCATGACCATCCTCGTCACCACCCACTACATGGATGAGGCCGAACAATGCGACCGCCTGGCCTACATCGCCTACGGCCACCTGCTGGCCAACGGCATGGTGAAGGAAGTCATCGCCTCCGCCGGACTCACCACCTACCGCGTGACCGGCCCCCGCGTCGAGGCCGGGGTGGACACCCTCCGGGCGGCCCCGGGTGTCGGACAGGTCGTGCCCTTTGGACGGTCGCTGCATGTCAGCGGCCGCGATGCCGCAGCCCTGCAGAATACCGCACGCCAACTCAGCAGCCCGGACCGGCAATGGGACCGGGTCGAACCCGGCCTGGAGGATGTCTTCATCGCCTTGATGGACACCAGCAAGGACAATTTCCGCGATGATTGACTCCCCCTCCTGGAACCGTTTCTGCGCCATCCTCCGCAAGGAATTCATCCAAATGCGGCGGGACCGGGTGACCTTCGCCATGATGATCGGCATCCCCCTGATGCAGTTGGTGCTTTTCGGCTTCGCCATCAATTCCGATCCCAAACACCTGCCCACCGTCATGGTTTCCGGCGACCAGGGTCCACTGGTCCGGGATCTGGTCGAAGGCATGAGAAATTCGAAGTACTTCCGCTTTCTGGAACGGCCGGTGACCGAAGAAGAAGCGGACCGGATGCTCCGCCTGGGGGAAGTCCAGTTCGTCTTGCACGTGCCGGGGAATTTCTCCCGTGACTTGGTCAAAGGATTGCGTCCCACCCTCCTGCTCGAAGCCGACGCCACCGACCCCTCGGCCACGGGAAACGCCGTGGGCGCTTTGCGGAATCTGGCCACCACCGTCTGGCAGCGCAGCCTCTCCGGCAGTCTGTCCTACCTTTCCCCCGGCGATCTACCGGTCGACCTGCGCATCCAGCCGCACTACAACCCCGAAGGTCTCACGCAATACAACATCGTTCCCGGCCTCATGGGTGTCGTCCTGACCCTGACCATGGTCATCATCACCGCACTGGCCATCACCCGGGAACGCGAGCGCGGCACCATGGAAACCCTGCTCGCCACCCCGGCCAAACCGGTGGAAGTCATGGTGGGCAAGATCACCCCTTACATCTTGGTCGGATACATCCAGGTCGGATTGATCCTGACCGTGGCCCTGGTGATTTTCCATGTGCCTTTCAAAGGAAGCCTGCTCCTTCTGGCAGTGTCGGCCCTCTTTTTCATCGCCGCCAACCTATCCATGGGAATCCTCTTTTCCACCATCGCCCGCAACCAGCTCCAGGCCATGCAGATGGCGGTCTTTTTCTTCCTGCCCTCCCTGTTGTTGTCAGGTTTCATGTTTCCGTTCCGGGGCATGCCCGAGTGGGCCCAGTGGGTCGGAAGCGCCCTGCCCCTGACCCATTTCCTGCGCATCGTGCGCGGCATCATGCTCAAGGGGAACGGACTTTACGAAACCGCCGCCCACCTCTGGCCCATCCTCCTCTTCACCACGGTCGTCATCACGGCCGGGTCGAGATTCTACCGCAAGACGCTGGATTGAGGATGGGGGGCTTCCCATCCGAAATCACACGCGTTCTCACACCCATCCTCGTTCCCGCTCTCTCCCTGTTTCAAAAAAGAAAAAGTGCACGAGATCGAGGCTGAGAACGATTTGCCAGCAGATCAGGGCTTCAATCCCAACGTGAAATCGACCATCAACTCGGCGGCGATTTTTTCCAGATCCGCCCGCAGCTTGGGAAGCTCACAAGACTCCGGGATCTCGATGCGCAGCCTGGCCTCGAACAACGGCTCCCCGCTCCACGGCGCGCTGGTCCGCTCGGTGTGCAGTTCCTCGACGTTGACCCCATGAACGGCCAGGATGTGGCTGATCTGCTGGACGATGCCGGGCCGGTCGTTGCCCACCAGGTCCAGCACCATGGTGCGACGCGGTCCCGCGGCACCGGCCGCCTCATCACGCGCCACCGTCACTTGCAAACCACGCATCGACAACGACTGAATCTGCTGGCGCAGGGCATGCTCCCGTTCGCCGGGGACCTCGACC is a window of Candidatus Methylacidiphilales bacterium DNA encoding:
- a CDS encoding ABC transporter ATP-binding protein codes for the protein MTGTDLVIDVRNVTKRFDGKTVVDGLAMQVRKGEIYGFLGPNGSGKTTFIRMICGLLRADEGEGTCLGYDFRTQSDEIKRQVGYMTQKFSLYEDLSLEENLDFIANIYGMKNHKPAVAECLENLGLSDRKRQLAGQLSGGWKQRLALAACLLHRPRLLLLDEPTAGVDPKARREFWLEIHRLAHEGMTILVTTHYMDEAEQCDRLAYIAYGHLLANGMVKEVIASAGLTTYRVTGPRVEAGVDTLRAAPGVGQVVPFGRSLHVSGRDAAALQNTARQLSSPDRQWDRVEPGLEDVFIALMDTSKDNFRDD
- a CDS encoding ABC transporter permease — encoded protein: MIDSPSWNRFCAILRKEFIQMRRDRVTFAMMIGIPLMQLVLFGFAINSDPKHLPTVMVSGDQGPLVRDLVEGMRNSKYFRFLERPVTEEEADRMLRLGEVQFVLHVPGNFSRDLVKGLRPTLLLEADATDPSATGNAVGALRNLATTVWQRSLSGSLSYLSPGDLPVDLRIQPHYNPEGLTQYNIVPGLMGVVLTLTMVIITALAITRERERGTMETLLATPAKPVEVMVGKITPYILVGYIQVGLILTVALVIFHVPFKGSLLLLAVSALFFIAANLSMGILFSTIARNQLQAMQMAVFFFLPSLLLSGFMFPFRGMPEWAQWVGSALPLTHFLRIVRGIMLKGNGLYETAAHLWPILLFTTVVITAGSRFYRKTLD
- a CDS encoding ACT domain-containing protein → MAIPLIMTVLGPDRPGLVDVVASAVAEHGGNWLDSRMCHLGGHFAGIVRVEVPGEREHALRQQIQSLSMRGLQVTVARDEAAGAAGPRRTMVLDLVGNDRPGIVQQISHILAVHGVNVEELHTERTSAPWSGEPLFEARLRIEIPESCELPKLRADLEKIAAELMVDFTLGLKP